GTTTCGTCGGCGATCTCACCGCGCGCGAGAACGTCTACCTCATCTCCTCGCTGCACGGCTTCAGCCGTGAGCAGACCGACGAGCGGTTCGACGAGATCATGAAGTGGGCCGGCGTCGCGCGGTTCGTGGACACCCCTGTGATGCATTTCTCGAGCGGCATGCGGGCGCGACTCGCCTTCTCGATCGTGACCCGGATGGAGGAGCCGATCCTCCTCGTCGACGAGGTGCTGGCGGTCGGCGACAAGGCGTTCCGGCGCAAGTGCGGCGTCGTCATCGACCGGATGCTCGGCGAGGGGCGCACGATGCTTCTGGTCTCTCACAACGAGAACGACCTCCGGCGCTGGTGCAGTCGGGGGATCTACCTGCGCCGGGACCAGCCGCTCGTGACCGGGCCGATCGAGGACATCCTGGAGATGTACCTCGACGAAGACGACAACGCGTGACCGCCGGCACCGGAACCAGCCAGGCGAACCCGCGCCCGTCGATCGCGGAGCTTCGAGCGGTGGCGCAGCCGCCGTCGACCGTCGGCCGCGTCAGTGGCGAGCACTGGGCCGGTCGGCTCTACCAGCGACACCTCTCGATCTACCTGACCCGCGCGCTCGTCCCCACCCGGGTGAGCGCCAACGCGGTCACGTGGTCGCTGGTCGTGCTGGGGATCGGCTCCGCCGTCGTACTGACAATTCCGCACCTCTGGTCGGCCGTTGTCGCGTTCCTGCTGATCCAGGTGCAGGGCACCGTCGACTGCGTCGATGGCGAGCTGGCCCGGTGGCGGGGACAGCACAGCCCGGTGGGTATCTACGTCGATCGGGTGGCGCACTACGTCACCGACGGCGCGCTCGCGGTCGCGGTGGGGGTGCATGCCGACGGCGGCCTGGGGTCGATCGGCGGCTGGACCGCGGTCGGGCTGGCGACCGGCTTCCTCGCGTTGCTCAGCAAGGCGGAGACCGACCTCGTGCACGTCGCCCGCGCGCAAACCGGCCTGGAGCGGGTTGCCGACACCGCCGAGACGGCCCGGTCGCGAGCCGGGCTGATCCGCCGGTTACGCCGGT
This portion of the Mycobacteriales bacterium genome encodes:
- a CDS encoding ABC transporter ATP-binding protein gives rise to the protein MGDAIAVHDLGIKFALNRRRRLELKNLLIQGKSAAGTDYWALRHVSFTVAKGESVGVVGRNGCGKSTLLRLVAGVMLPDEGVIEVNGGVGAMIELSAGFVGDLTARENVYLISSLHGFSREQTDERFDEIMKWAGVARFVDTPVMHFSSGMRARLAFSIVTRMEEPILLVDEVLAVGDKAFRRKCGVVIDRMLGEGRTMLLVSHNENDLRRWCSRGIYLRRDQPLVTGPIEDILEMYLDEDDNA
- a CDS encoding CDP-alcohol phosphatidyltransferase family protein → MTAGTGTSQANPRPSIAELRAVAQPPSTVGRVSGEHWAGRLYQRHLSIYLTRALVPTRVSANAVTWSLVVLGIGSAVVLTIPHLWSAVVAFLLIQVQGTVDCVDGELARWRGQHSPVGIYVDRVAHYVTDGALAVAVGVHADGGLGSIGGWTAVGLATGFLALLSKAETDLVHVARAQTGLERVADTAETARSRAGLIRRLRRFAAAMPFNRALLALELTMLAVVAAVVDAARGGLSAFRVLDVGLLVVAGIVVVGHLLATVTSDRLR